One part of the Solanum dulcamara chromosome 8, daSolDulc1.2, whole genome shotgun sequence genome encodes these proteins:
- the LOC129898634 gene encoding pumilio homolog 2-like, which yields MLSEFGPSPMLGNNENSFGDEFEKEIGMLLREQRRQEADDHEKELNLYRSGSAPPTIEGSLNAVGGLFNNNGFMSEEELRSDPAYLSYYYANVNLNPRLPPPLLSKEDWRFAQRMQGGGSSAIGDRRKVNKNDNGSSSGRSLFAMPPGFNSKKAENENESGKLQGSVEWGGDGLIGLPGLGLGGKQKSIAEIFQDDLSRVSPAPGPPSRPASRNAFDESSDNLGSAEAELSHLRHEFSTSDPLRSVSNGQGSSAGQHVGAPTSFSYAAALGTSLSRSTTPDPQRIPRAPSPSLTPIGGGRVVTSEKRSVNSPNSFNGVSHTAESADLLAALSSMNLSNGSQNNAQQHAYLKRSESAQFNMSCKSHSAKGPYIDTGAGNGGRADLNSSNFQEDLHRSAVASNNSYVKGSQTSTLNGGGGVLSQYPHVDSPSNYGLGSHSVNPVTSHLGNYNLPPLFETAAAASGMALPGLDSRMLGASHLNSGVSDQNLGRMGNQMSGSSLQASFMDPMYLQYLTAEYVAQVATLNDPSMDRNYMGNSYVDLLQKAYLGNALSPKSQYGVPLSGKGSGSSHHGYYGNPAFGVGLSYPGSPLASPVVPNSPVGPSSPMRHSDYNMRFPGAMRNMTSGVIGSWHLDNMENSFASSLLEEFKSNKTRCFELLEIAGHVVEFSADQYGSRFIQQKLETATPEEKNMVFQEIIPHALTLMTDVFGNYVIQKFFEHGMASQRRELASKLFSHVLTLSLQMYGCRVIQKAIEVVDVDQKIKMVEELDGHVMRCVRDQNGNHVVQKCIECVPEEHIQFIVSTFFGQVVNLSTHPYGCRVIQRVLEHCCDEITQSKVMEEILGSVSMLAQDQYGNYVIQHVLEHGKPHERSAIIKELAGKIVQMSQQKFASNVVEKCLAFGGASERQLLVDEMLGTTDENEPLQAMMKDQFANYVVQKVLETCSDQQRELILSRIKVHLNALKKYTYGKHIVARVEKLVAAGERRIAAQSPNLA from the exons ATGCTATCTGAATTTGGTCCAAGTCCAATGCTTGGAAACAATGAGAATTCGTTTGGAGATGAGTTTGAGAAAGAGATAGGAATGTTACTTCGTGAACAGAGGCGACAAGAAGCTGATGATCATGAAAAGGAGCTGAATTTGTATAGAAGTGGGTCAGCTCCACCTACTATTGAGGGTTCTTTAAATGCAGTAGGTGGGTTGTTTAACAATAATGGGTTCATGTCTGAAGAAGAGCTTAGGTCTGATCCTGCTTACTTATCTTACTATTACGCGAATGTTAATCTTAACCCTAGGTTGCCTCCACCACTGTTGTCTAAGGAGGATTGGAGGTTTGCACAGAGGATGCAAGGAGGAGGGAGTTCTGCAATTGGGGATAGGAGGAAGGTGAACAAGAATGATAATGGGAGTAGTAGTGGGAGGTCACTCTTTGCTATGCCTCCAGGGTTTAACTCGAAAAAAGCTGAGAACGAGAATGAGTCAGGCAAATTGCAGGGTTCAGTAGAGTGGGGTGGTGATGGGCTGATTGGGTTGCCAGGACTAGGACTAGGTGGTAAACAGAAGAGCATTGCTGAAATATTTCAG GATGACTTGAGCCGTGTGTCTCCTGCTCCTGGTCCCCCTTCACGACCAGCTAGCCGTAATGCTTTTGATGAAAGTAGTGATAACTTGGGTTCAGCAGAAGCTGAGCTGTCTCATCTTCGTCATGAGTTTTCAACTTCAGATCCTTTAAGGTCAGTATCTAACGGACAAGGCTCATCTGCTGGTCAACATGTTGGGGCGCCTACTTCTTTTTCATATGCTGCTGCTTTGGGGACTTCCTTATCAAGAAGCACTACTCCTGATCCCCAGCGCATTCCTAGGGCTCCTAGCCCTTCCCTCACTCCTATCGGTGGAGGAAGGGTAGTCACTTCTGAGAAGAGGAGCGTTAATAGTCCAAATTCATTTAATGGTGTCTCTCACACCGCCGAGTCTGCGGATCTGCTTGCTGCTTTGTCTAGCATGAATCTTTCAAATG GTAGTCAGAATAACGCTCAGCAGCATGCATATCTAAAGAGATCAGAATCTGCCCAGTTTAATATGTCGTGTAAATCTCACTCTGCAAAGGGACCATATATTGACACTGGTGCGGGCAATGGTGGACGGGCAGACCTTAACAGTTCTAACTTCCAAGAGGATCTGCACAGATCTGCGGTTGCCTCTAATAATTCTTACGTGAAAGGATCTCAAACTTCCACACTGAATGGTGGAGGTGGTGTACTTTCTCAATATCCGCATGTGGATAGTCCTTCCAATTATGGTTTAGGTAGTCATTCTGTCAATCCAGTGACCAGCCATCTTGGCAACTATAATCTTCCTCCTTTGTTTGAAACTGCTGCTGCTGCGTCTGGGATGGCTCTACCTGGATTGGACTCTCGAATGCTAGGGGCATCTCATTTGAACTCTGGGGTCTCAGACCAGAATCTTGGCAGAATGGGAAATCAAATGTCTGGGAGTTCTTTACAGGCATCCTTCATGGATCCTATGTATCTTCAGTACTTGACAGCTGAATATGTTGCACAGGTCGCCACACTTAATGATCCTTCGATGGATAGGAACTACATGGGCAATTCCTATGTGGACTTGCTTCAGAAAGCTTATCTTGGTAATGCACTGTCTCCGAAATCACAATATGGTGTTCCACTCAGCGGTAAAGGTAGTGGTTCAAGTCATCATGGCTATTATGGTAATCCTGCATTTGGAGTCGGTTTATCATATCCTGGAAGTCCCTTGGCAAGTCCTGTCGTTCCAAACTCTCCAGTTGGTCCTAGTAGTCCAATGCGGCACAGTGATTATAATATGAGGTTCCCTGGTGCAATGAGAAACATGACATCAGGTGTAATAGGATCATGGCACTTGGATAACATGGAAAACAGCTTTGCTTCCTCTCtgttggaagaattcaagagtAATAAGACCAGGTGTTTTGAGCTTTTAGAAATTGCTGGTCACGTTGTCGAGTTCAG TGCGGATCAGTATGGTAGCCGCTTCATCCAACAAAAACTGGAAACTGCCACCCCTGAGGAGAAAAACATGGTTTTCCAGGAAATTATTCCCCATGCTCTTACTTTGATGACTGATGTTTTTGGTAATTACGTAATCCAGAAG TTTTTTGAACATGGAATGGCATCTCAGAGGAGAGAATTGGCTAGCAAGCTCTTTAGCCATGTATTAACACTGAGTCTTCAGATGTATGGTTGCCGCGTGATACAGAAG GCGATAGAAGTGGTAGATGTGGACCAGAAGATAAAAATGGTTGAGGAGCTCGATGGTCATGTCATGCGTTGTGTACGAGATCAGAATGGGAATCATGTCGTCCAGAAGTGTATTGAATGTGTACCAGAAGAACACATTCAATTCATCGTCTCTACATTTTTTGGTCAAGTTGTTAATCTCTCCACCCATCCATATGGCTGTCGTGTAATTCAG AGAGTATTGGAACACTGCTGTGATGAGATTACACAAAGTAAAGTGATGGAAGAAATTCTGGGATCTGTTAGCATGTTGGCTCAAGATCAATATGGTAATTATGTTATTCAG CATGTACTGGAGCATGGAAAGCCACACGAGCGTTCTGCTATTATTAAGGAACTAGCTGGGAAGATTGTGCAAATGAGCCAGCAGAAGTTTGCCTCTAATGTTGTTGAGAAGTGTTTAGCTTTTGGTGGTGCCAGCGAAAGGCAGCTCCTGGTGGATGAGATGCTTGGTACGACTGACGAAAATGAACCTCTTCAG GCAATGATGAAAGATCAGTTTGCAAATTATGTTGTACAGAAAGTTTTGGAAACGTGCAGTGATCAGCAACGTGAGCTGATCCTTTCTAGAATTAAGGTTCACTTGAATGCTCTAAAGAAATACACTTATGGAAAGCACATTGTTGCTCGTGTTGAGAAACTTGTTGCAGCTGGAG AACGAAGAATTGCTGCTCAGTCTCCAAATCTTGCTTAG
- the LOC129901354 gene encoding transcription factor PCL1-like, whose protein sequence is MGEEMKLTDYDSSGGDDERLLWEIGLPDADDLTPLNLQLIPAELAAAFRISPELSKTMTDVNRASQNTFSSLQRWHSQDMDSMNNSNFKPFSYERTREDTVTERDETDLTREGSDPRKLRRVESGGTEEADSSQCNENLGDDSSAKTLKRPRLVWTPQLHKRFIEVVAHLGIKGAVPKTIMQLMNVEGLTRENVASHLQKYRLYTKRMQPNEGPSSSDHLFTSTPAPESMRESGESGHLRNTNGHMATLALMTYQPQMVPMPMMGMPNGGHIGMPVGYGGGPPVGFHHRYHMAQQRDWSGNNFGYYHPVASNDK, encoded by the coding sequence ATGGGAGAAGAAATGAAGCTCACCGACTATGATTCTAGTGGTGGTGACGATGAAAGACTTCTCTGGGAGATTGGACTTCCCGACGCCGATGATCTCACACCGTTGAATCTACAGTTAATTCCGGCGGAACTCGCTGCTGCGTTCAGAATCTCGCCGGAATTGTCAAAGACGATGACCGATGTAAATCGTGCTTCGCAGAATACGTTTTCGTCTCTCCAGAGATGGCACTCACAGGATATGGATTCAATGAATAACTCCAATTTCAAGCCGTTCAGCTATGAGAGGACTAGAGAAGATACCGTTACTGAAAGAGATGAAACGGATCTGACGAGAGAGGGATCCGACCCGAGGAAGCTTCGTCGGGTTGAATCCGGAGGCACTGAAGAGGCTGATTCATCTCAGTGTAACGAGAATTTGGGGGATGATTCCTCCGCGAAGACTCTGAAGCGGCCCAGGCTTGTTTGGACGCCGCAGTTACACAAGCGTTTTATTGAAGTGGTGGCGCACTTAGGTATCAAAGGAGCTGTTCCGAAGACAATTATGCAGCTTATGAATGTGGAAGGATTGACGAGAGAAAACGTAGCAAGTCATTTACAGAAGTATAGATTGTATACGAAGAGAATGCAGCCAAATGAGGGGCCTTCTTCGTCTGATCATTTGTTTACTTCCACACCTGCGCCAGAGAGTATGCGTGAGTCCGGTGAGAGTGGTCACCTGCGGAATACTAATGGCCACATGGCAACGCTAGCTCTGATGACGTACCAACCACAAATGGTGCCGATGCCAATGATGGGAATGCCAAACGGAGGACATATAGGCATGCCCGTTGGTTACGGGGGTGGACCGCCAGTTGGGTTTCATCATCGGTATCATATGGCGCAACAGAGGGACTGGTCTGGAAATAATTTTGGTTACTATCATCCTGTTGCTTCGAATGATAAGTAG